The following is a genomic window from Sphingobacterium spiritivorum.
CTTTTATTCTTCCTGTAAACATTGGAGATCTTTCGAATCCTGTTTTCAGCATTTCATGAACTTTGTCATTTGTGTAGGTTATCCAGCAGCATCTTTGTGCTGTAGGAATAGGTACATCCGTATAGGAAAATCTTCCTTTATTCTCATCTCCCCATTGCTCTTCCATTAGCTCATAATTGAGCGATCTGCCGTCTATACGAGGAGGCGTTCCGGTCTTCATTCTACCGGATTCAAAACCCAGACTTACCAGTTGTTCGGTAAGACCTGTAGCTGCTTTCTCTCCTGTGCGCCCTCCGCCGAATTTCTTTTCTCCTATATGTATTACCCCGTTCAGGAAAGTTCCGTTTGTCAGAACTACTGCATCAGCTTCTATTCGTATCCCTAGTGATGTAATTACTCCTGCTGCTTTATCGCCTTCTACAATAACTTCTTTTACGGTGTCCTGCCACATATCCAGATTCGGGATTGCTTCCAGTTGCATTCTCCATTCTTCTGCAAAGCGCATTCTGTCATTTTGTGATCGCGGACTCCACATAGCAGGACCTTTAGACAGATTGAGCATTCTGAATTGTAGTGTAGATTTATCTGCTATGATACCCGTGTATCCGCCCATAGCATCGATCTCTCTTACGATCTGCCCCTTTGCAACACCTCCTATAGCGGGATTACAGCTCATCTGAGCGATGACACCCATATTCATGGTAATCAATAATACAGACGACCCCAGGTTAGCTGCTGCTGCTGCTGCTTCACATCCGGCATGACCGGCACCTACTACAATTACGTTATATTTCTTAAACATTTTATTTTAGTTTCACGTGGAACAATCACTGCTTCACGATTATTTTATCTATAGTTTCACGTGGAACGCTTATTTATTATTCTGCAAGTTCTGCTAATAATAACCATCGTTCCGTTTTTTCTTCCAGTTTTGATTCAAGTGTTTTTATAGCTTCAGCAATTTCTACGAGTTGTATATGGTCGGTTGTTGATGATAACACTTCTGTCTTTTCTGCGATCTGCTGTTCTAAAGAAGTGACTTCCTTTTCGAGATCTTCATATTCCTTTTGCTCTTTGTAGCTTAGTTTTTTCTTGCCTGGCTGTTCTTTTACTTCTACAGGTTTTACATTTGTTTTCCCCGCTTTGAGTTGCTTGTTCAAAAGGTCTTGTTCAGCTTTGAAGTCTGCATAGTTTCCGTTATAGATGTTGATCTTTCCTGTTCCGTCAAATATAAAAAGCTGATCAGTTAGTTTGTCTACCAGATAACGATCGTGTGAAACAAGAAGAAGCACACCGGTATATTTTTCAAGGAAATCTTCTAATACGTTCAACGTATCTATGTCAAGATCATTTGATGGCTCATCCAGAATCAGGAAATTTGGATTACGCATGAGTACACGCATAAGTTGTAAACGCTTGCGTTCTCCCCCACTCAGTTTTTCAACCATGCCGAATTGTTTCTCCGGAGGGAATAAGAAATGTGTCAATAATTGTGAAGCGGTGATTACTTCACCTTTGGCCATTTCAATATATTCAGCAACATTCTTTACTACGTCTATTACCCGTTCATTATTTTGGAATTCCAGACCACCTTGTTTATAGTAACCGTATACTGTGGTCTCTCCTACACTGATTGTTCCGGATGTTGGTTTTTCGATGCCGGTGATTAAATTCAGGAAGGTAGATTTTCCTGAACCATTGCGACCTGATAAACCAATACGATCTCCTTTTTTGAAAGTATAGCTGAAATTTTCAATGATACATTTTGTACCGAAACTTTTAGAAGCATTTTCTATTTCCAGAATTTTGGATCCCTGGCGACTTACTTTTACACTCAGTTGTACAATATCGTTTTTCTTTGCTGCTTTAGATTTCTCTTCAAGATCATAGTAGGCTTCAATTCTGGATTTGGATTTAGTACCCCGTGCCTGAGGTTGCCTGCGCATCCATTCTAATTCTTTACGCAACAGATTTCTACTCTT
Proteins encoded in this region:
- a CDS encoding ABC-F family ATP-binding cassette domain-containing protein, coding for MSILSTEQVSHSFNDRWLFKDIHFGLQKGDRIALVGINGTGKSTLLSILAEKVIPTSGKVVKEKGIKIGFLAQDPDFSGLHSINDFIYSADNEQQTLIRQYEELLSTDEPDQQKLEDLTEKLSLLNAWEYEYNIKTILNRLNIIDFTQQIDNLSGGQRKRLALAKLLIDEPDVYILDEPTNHLDIETIEWLEKLLTTGNKTVLLVTHDRYFLDGVCTEIRELDRGNLLTFKGNYSYYLEKKAEREANDSLLVEKSRNLLRKELEWMRRQPQARGTKSKSRIEAYYDLEEKSKAAKKNDIVQLSVKVSRQGSKILEIENASKSFGTKCIIENFSYTFKKGDRIGLSGRNGSGKSTFLNLITGIEKPTSGTISVGETTVYGYYKQGGLEFQNNERVIDVVKNVAEYIEMAKGEVITASQLLTHFLFPPEKQFGMVEKLSGGERKRLQLMRVLMRNPNFLILDEPSNDLDIDTLNVLEDFLEKYTGVLLLVSHDRYLVDKLTDQLFIFDGTGKINIYNGNYADFKAEQDLLNKQLKAGKTNVKPVEVKEQPGKKKLSYKEQKEYEDLEKEVTSLEQQIAEKTEVLSSTTDHIQLVEIAEAIKTLESKLEEKTERWLLLAELAE